A stretch of the Arvicanthis niloticus isolate mArvNil1 chromosome 30, mArvNil1.pat.X, whole genome shotgun sequence genome encodes the following:
- the LOC143440952 gene encoding vomeronasal type-1 receptor 4-like, translating to METSELLIGLIFFSLTIIGVLGNITLLYHYIYFYLTKYRFRSTGWVLRHLIVANILTVLCEGVPQTISSFGFKDFLNDIGCKLLFSMHRVGRGSCIGSTSFLSVFQAKIISSRNSKCLELKLRTHRCVCYSVYLNWVIHLFISSVNFVHIRAKCGNESTTKLKSFIYCYSARHDPTSDILYATLLSTPDMLLLGLMLWASGSMVLTLYKHNKMMQYISRTSVSSRFSPETRAIKTILLLVSIFVSFYTISSTCQFLGALLYNPSLSLVNMNAMSSLLFPTVCPFLLMSQDYQASSYLKRNRNFPKASDQEQN from the coding sequence ATGGAAACCAGTGAGTTGCTCATAGGattgattttcttctctctgactATAATAGGAGTTCTAGGAAATATCACTCTTCTATAccactatatatatttttatctaaCAAAGTATAGGTTCAGGTCTACAGGCTGGGTTCTGAGGCACTTGATTGTAGCCAATATCTTAACTGTACTGTGTGAAGGAGTGCCCCAGAcaatatcttcttttggatttaaaGACTTTCTCAACGATATTGGATGCAAATTGCTTTTTTCTATGCACAGAGTAGGTAGGGGTTCTTGTATTGGCAGCACCTCATTTCTTAGTGTGTTTCAGGCCAAAATCATCAGCTCCAGGAATTCCAAATGTTTGGAACTTAAACTGAGAACACACAGGTGTGTTTGTTACTCTGTGTACCTCAACTGggtaattcatttatttataagcaGCGTTAATTTTGTGCACATAAGGGCAAAATGTGGCAATGAAAGCACAACAAAACTGAAATCTTTTATATATTGTTATTCTGCCCGGCATGATCCAACCAGTGACATCCTTTATGCAACATTACTGTCCACTCCTGATATGCTTTTGCTGGGGCTAATGCTATGGGCCAGTGGCTCCATGGTTCTCACACTGTACAAGCACAATAAGATGATGCAATACATATCCAGGACCAGTGTTTCTTCTAGATTCTCTCCAGAGACCAGAGCCATTAAAACCATCCTTCTCCTGGTCAGTATTTTTGTCTCCTTTTACACAATTTCTTCAACTTGTCAGTTCTTGGGAGCTCTTTTGTATAATCCCAGCTTGTCTCTGGTTAATATGAATGCAATGTCCTCTCTGCTTTTTCCAACTGTTTGTCCCTTTCTTCTCATGAGCCAAGATTATCAGGCATCCAGTTACTTGAAAAGGAATAGAAATTTCCCCAAAGCCTCTGACCAAGAACAGAATTGA